One Terriglobia bacterium DNA segment encodes these proteins:
- a CDS encoding NADH-quinone oxidoreductase subunit H, with translation MLDYITGYLSQNVTPGEAGNQLWALVYILIIFAGVSLIVMAMNWIERKVLAHMQVRLGPMRVGPHGLLQPIADAIKLLTKEDIIPDQADKLVFWLAPVVIVTVAFTTYIVVPFGRTHAVTDMNIGLLFMLGVSSMTTLGVIMAGWASNSHYPLLGSLRSSAQMVSYEIAMGMAVVSAVLMTSLTPQVDKKWLFGTEGTGTLSMIGIVQAQYAQETWFIFKFFPLGLIAFFIFAVAMVAETNRTPFDLPEAESELTAGFHTEYSGLRWSLFMLGEYAAMVAVSSIAVTLWLGGWMRPFPHWLSGSTWDVAFSCFPALTFFFLAGLTFRTFVRMPTHPAFKIQKLGLGGFGAVLALIGLVLLIPPVRVRIEDIYWFILKVSVFMYLYIWYRGTFPRYRFDQLMKLGWKFMIPTGIAVLILTAAAGLILK, from the coding sequence ATGCTGGATTACATCACTGGATATTTGAGTCAGAACGTGACGCCCGGGGAGGCGGGGAACCAGCTGTGGGCGCTGGTCTACATCCTGATCATCTTCGCGGGCGTGTCGCTGATCGTGATGGCGATGAACTGGATCGAGCGCAAGGTGCTGGCGCACATGCAGGTGCGTCTGGGGCCGATGCGGGTGGGCCCGCACGGGCTGCTGCAACCGATCGCCGACGCCATCAAACTGCTGACCAAGGAAGACATCATCCCGGACCAGGCGGACAAGCTGGTGTTCTGGCTGGCGCCGGTGGTGATCGTGACGGTGGCCTTCACGACGTACATCGTGGTGCCGTTCGGCCGGACGCACGCGGTCACCGACATGAACATCGGACTGTTGTTCATGCTCGGGGTGAGTTCGATGACGACGCTGGGAGTCATCATGGCGGGCTGGGCGTCGAACTCGCACTATCCGCTGCTGGGATCTCTGCGCTCCAGCGCGCAGATGGTGTCGTACGAGATTGCGATGGGAATGGCGGTGGTCTCGGCGGTGCTGATGACCAGCCTTACGCCGCAGGTGGACAAGAAGTGGCTTTTCGGCACCGAGGGCACGGGCACGCTGAGCATGATCGGCATCGTGCAGGCGCAGTACGCACAAGAGACCTGGTTCATTTTCAAGTTCTTCCCGCTGGGGCTGATTGCATTCTTTATCTTCGCCGTGGCCATGGTGGCCGAAACCAACCGGACACCCTTCGACCTGCCGGAGGCGGAATCGGAGCTGACCGCCGGCTTCCACACGGAATACTCCGGCCTGCGATGGTCGCTCTTCATGCTGGGTGAATACGCCGCGATGGTCGCGGTCTCCTCGATCGCGGTGACGCTGTGGCTGGGAGGCTGGATGCGTCCGTTCCCGCATTGGCTGAGCGGATCGACCTGGGACGTGGCGTTCTCCTGCTTTCCGGCGCTGACCTTCTTCTTCCTGGCGGGGCTGACCTTCCGCACCTTCGTGCGCATGCCGACCCATCCCGCGTTCAAGATTCAGAAGCTGGGGTTGGGCGGATTCGGCGCGGTACTGGCGCTGATCGGGCTGGTGCTTCTGATCCCGCCGGTGCGGGTGCGCATCGAGGACATCTACTGGTTCATCCTCAAAGTCTCCGTCTTCATGTATCTGTACATCTGGTACCGGGGCACGTTCCCGCGGTATCGCTTCGATCAACTGATGAAGCTGGGATGGAAGTTCATGATCCCGACCGGCATCGCCGTCCTTATTCTTACAGCGGCGGCAGGACTGATACTGAAATGA
- a CDS encoding NADH-quinone oxidoreductase subunit D: protein MADIFKSEQNPLALEHLEKAPASERTVLDASELIINMGPQHPSTHGVLRVILKLDGEKVLGTECVIGYLHRGVEKIAENRTYAMFNPYVDRMDYVAAVSNGLGYCEAVEKILNIEAPPRAAWVRTILTELNRIASHQLWLGTHALDIGAMTPLFYTFRDREEILKIFEKYCGARLTTHAFRIGGCLYETYDGFEADVKNFCKFVAPKIGEYEQLLTTNRIWVERTTGVGVISTKDCIALGVTGPVLRASGLKWDIRKAQPYAAYKNFEFEIPTGQNGDTYDRYMVRIAEMRQSLRIIEQAVDSIPEGPIMGKVPKVIKPPVGEIYHSIEAPKGELGYFIVSDGSTQPYRVRVRPPSFVNLQALDVMVKGQLVADVVAVIGTLDIVLGEVDR from the coding sequence ATGGCGGACATCTTCAAGAGCGAACAGAACCCGCTGGCGCTGGAGCACCTGGAGAAAGCGCCTGCGTCCGAGAGGACGGTACTCGATGCCAGCGAGCTGATCATCAACATGGGCCCGCAGCACCCGTCCACGCACGGGGTGCTGCGCGTGATCCTGAAGCTGGACGGCGAGAAGGTGCTGGGCACGGAGTGCGTGATCGGCTACCTGCACCGGGGGGTGGAGAAGATCGCGGAGAACCGCACGTACGCGATGTTCAATCCCTACGTGGACCGCATGGACTACGTGGCGGCGGTGTCGAACGGGCTGGGGTACTGCGAGGCGGTGGAGAAGATCCTGAACATCGAAGCGCCGCCGCGAGCCGCGTGGGTGCGGACGATCCTGACGGAGCTGAACCGGATCGCCAGCCACCAGCTCTGGCTGGGCACGCACGCGCTGGACATCGGGGCGATGACGCCGCTGTTCTACACCTTCCGCGACCGGGAAGAGATCCTGAAGATCTTCGAGAAATACTGCGGGGCGCGGCTGACGACACACGCCTTCCGCATCGGGGGCTGCCTGTACGAGACCTACGACGGCTTCGAGGCCGACGTGAAGAACTTCTGCAAGTTCGTCGCCCCGAAGATCGGCGAGTACGAGCAGTTGCTCACCACCAACCGCATCTGGGTGGAACGCACGACAGGCGTGGGAGTGATCTCGACGAAGGACTGCATCGCGCTGGGAGTCACGGGACCGGTGCTGCGCGCCAGCGGGCTGAAGTGGGACATCCGCAAGGCGCAACCGTACGCCGCGTACAAGAACTTCGAGTTCGAGATCCCCACCGGCCAGAACGGCGACACGTACGACCGGTACATGGTGCGGATCGCGGAGATGCGGCAGTCGCTGCGCATCATCGAGCAGGCGGTGGACTCGATCCCGGAAGGACCAATCATGGGCAAAGTGCCCAAGGTGATCAAGCCGCCGGTGGGCGAGATCTACCACTCGATCGAGGCGCCCAAGGGCGAGCTGGGATACTTCATCGTGAGCGACGGGTCGACACAGCCGTACCGCGTGCGGGTGCGTCCACCATCGTTCGTGAACCTGCAGGCGCTGGACGTGATGGTGAAGGGACAGCTTGTGGCAGATGTCGTAGCGGTGATCGGAACGCTCGACATCGTCCTCGGCGAAGTAGACCGGTAG
- a CDS encoding NADH-quinone oxidoreductase subunit C translates to MTEESKEKGQPVSPSQPGAAAPGDKPATPPPAAAPAAAKPAAPAKPAGPTPTPWEHERVAKLRKQYGSGVKEASTYLGQNYVVVDKSIVHEVLRAMRDEEQFDYLVDATAVHYPKREETQFDIVYVLYSFPKNERMRVKTQLKEGEAVASAVPLWPAANWLERECYDMFGIRFEGHPDLRRILLPDEWKGHPLRKDHSIIQQDQEWVKINLGIESGQ, encoded by the coding sequence ATGACGGAAGAAAGCAAAGAGAAAGGGCAGCCCGTCTCTCCCTCACAGCCCGGCGCAGCCGCGCCGGGAGACAAGCCAGCAACTCCTCCGCCGGCAGCGGCGCCCGCCGCCGCGAAGCCAGCCGCTCCGGCGAAACCAGCCGGCCCGACACCGACGCCATGGGAGCACGAGCGCGTCGCCAAACTGAGAAAGCAGTACGGCTCGGGGGTCAAAGAAGCCAGCACCTACCTGGGGCAGAACTACGTCGTGGTGGACAAGTCCATCGTGCACGAAGTCCTGCGCGCGATGCGCGACGAGGAGCAGTTCGACTACCTGGTGGACGCCACCGCGGTGCACTACCCCAAGCGCGAGGAGACGCAGTTCGACATCGTCTATGTCCTGTACTCGTTTCCGAAAAACGAGCGCATGCGGGTGAAGACCCAGCTCAAGGAGGGCGAGGCGGTGGCAAGCGCCGTGCCGCTGTGGCCGGCGGCCAACTGGCTGGAGCGCGAGTGCTACGACATGTTCGGCATCCGCTTCGAAGGGCATCCGGACCTGCGGCGCATCCTGCTGCCGGACGAATGGAAGGGCCACCCGCTGCGCAAGGACCACAGCATCATCCAGCAGGACCAGGAGTGGGTGAAGATCAACCTCGGGATCGAGAGCGGACAGTAA
- the ndhC gene encoding NADH-quinone oxidoreductase subunit A: MPQNYVPIFIFAAVVAVLIPVTLMVAKLVRPQNPGRIKLMPYECGVDPIGDSRQRYTVRFYIVAILFVIFDIETVFLFPWAVQYKQLGMFGFVEMMVFLAILVVGYVWIWKKGALEWV, translated from the coding sequence ATGCCCCAGAACTACGTGCCGATCTTCATCTTCGCCGCCGTGGTGGCCGTTCTGATCCCCGTGACGCTGATGGTGGCCAAGCTGGTGCGCCCGCAAAACCCCGGCAGGATCAAGCTCATGCCCTACGAGTGCGGCGTCGATCCCATCGGCGACAGCCGCCAGCGCTACACCGTCCGCTTCTACATCGTCGCCATCCTCTTCGTGATTTTTGATATTGAAACCGTATTCTTGTTTCCGTGGGCGGTGCAATACAAGCAGCTGGGAATGTTCGGATTCGTGGAGATGATGGTGTTCCTGGCGATCCTGGTGGTGGGCTACGTGTGGATCTGGAAGAAGGGCGCTCTGGAGTGGGTCTAA